One Lacunisphaera limnophila DNA window includes the following coding sequences:
- a CDS encoding CPBP family intramembrane glutamic endopeptidase: MSPLSGRVPTAYPPLGPAVLLVLGVLFLQAAGGVLIMLLAAWAGGAMAAGTSALYNPWSLAVINTLAIGLILAAGLRGTGESFARFLIIRPFAPGQVPAVLLTAAGLAVVLGETDNLILELLQALGWTDGFSPDLIDLPGQPVGSFLLLVIVAPLTEEYFFRGLLLRGLLSRHRAPVAIGVTALLFGLVHANLRQLFLGAVIGAVFGWWYLRSRSLGPCLIGHAVFNALAWFALLFPSEWVPFTHNQPGTLIAHQPVWFTVSGILAVGLGLAWFARYPASPPPAPPTPDAEPLPPLLAPPPAPSA, encoded by the coding sequence ATGTCGCCCTTGTCCGGCCGCGTGCCGACCGCCTACCCCCCGCTCGGGCCTGCCGTTTTGTTGGTGCTGGGCGTGCTCTTCCTCCAAGCCGCGGGCGGCGTGCTGATCATGCTGCTGGCCGCCTGGGCCGGCGGGGCGATGGCGGCCGGGACCAGCGCGTTGTACAACCCTTGGAGCCTGGCCGTGATCAACACGCTGGCCATCGGCCTCATCCTCGCCGCGGGCCTCCGGGGCACGGGTGAATCCTTCGCGCGGTTTCTGATCATCCGTCCCTTCGCCCCCGGGCAGGTGCCGGCGGTCCTGCTGACCGCCGCGGGCCTGGCGGTGGTGCTCGGGGAAACGGACAACCTGATCCTGGAACTCTTACAGGCGCTGGGCTGGACGGACGGATTCTCGCCGGATCTGATCGACCTGCCGGGCCAGCCCGTGGGCAGTTTTCTCCTGCTCGTGATCGTGGCGCCCCTCACGGAGGAATACTTTTTTCGCGGCCTGCTCCTCCGCGGGCTGCTCAGCCGGCACCGGGCGCCGGTGGCGATCGGCGTCACGGCGCTGCTGTTCGGCCTCGTCCACGCCAATCTCCGACAGCTCTTCCTCGGCGCGGTCATCGGAGCCGTCTTTGGCTGGTGGTACCTGCGCAGCCGGTCCCTCGGTCCCTGCCTGATCGGCCACGCGGTCTTCAACGCCCTGGCCTGGTTCGCCCTGCTGTTTCCGTCCGAATGGGTGCCGTTCACCCATAATCAACCGGGGACCCTCATCGCGCATCAGCCAGTCTGGTTCACAGTCAGCGGGATCCTCGCCGTCGGGCTCGGGCTGGCCTGGTTTGCCCGGTATCCGGCCAGCCCGCCGCCCGCCCCCCCTACTCCGGACGCAGAGCCACTCCCGCCGCTGTTGGCCCCGCCCCCGGCTCCCTCGGCCTAG